In Streptomyces sp. NBC_01551, one DNA window encodes the following:
- a CDS encoding DUF3566 domain-containing protein, translating to MSGATGAGPAKTGADGARGPAADSQGGDSTADGRGTTVTDTRGPQPKPKTGSKAGAGKSSDAGKGSGTAAASAGSGAGAAASAGGAQPYQPPQAYQAPSGPGAPRVGAEGPAAAGGQKKARPAVRTAPRTRKARLRVAKADPWSVMKVSFLLSIALGVCTIVASAVLWMVMDAMGVFSTVGGTISEATGSNEGNGFDLQSFLSLPRVLIFTSVIAVIDVVLATALATLGAFIYNLSAGFVGGVELTLAEDE from the coding sequence GTGAGTGGAGCCACGGGCGCCGGACCGGCCAAGACTGGAGCGGACGGTGCCCGTGGCCCCGCCGCAGACTCCCAGGGTGGGGACAGCACCGCCGATGGCAGGGGGACAACCGTGACGGATACCCGAGGACCGCAGCCGAAGCCGAAGACCGGCTCGAAGGCGGGCGCGGGCAAGAGCTCGGACGCGGGCAAGGGCTCGGGCACGGCGGCCGCCAGCGCCGGCTCCGGGGCCGGCGCAGCCGCGAGTGCGGGCGGCGCGCAGCCGTACCAGCCGCCGCAGGCCTACCAGGCGCCCTCGGGCCCGGGTGCGCCGCGCGTCGGCGCTGAGGGCCCGGCGGCCGCCGGGGGGCAGAAGAAGGCCCGTCCGGCGGTCCGTACGGCGCCCAGGACGCGCAAGGCGCGGCTGCGGGTGGCGAAGGCCGACCCGTGGTCGGTGATGAAGGTCAGCTTCCTGCTGTCCATCGCGCTGGGCGTGTGCACCATCGTGGCGTCGGCGGTGCTGTGGATGGTCATGGACGCCATGGGCGTCTTCTCGACCGTCGGCGGCACCATCAGCGAGGCCACCGGGTCGAACGAGGGCAACGGCTTCGACCTGCAGTCGTTCCTGTCGCTGCCGCGCGTCCTCATCTTCACGTCGGTGATCGCGGTCATCGACGTGGTGCTGGCGACGGCACTGGCGACGCTGGGCGCGTTCATCTACAACCTGTCGGCAGGGTTCGTCGGCGGTGTGGAGCTGACGCTCGCCGAGGACGAGTGA
- a CDS encoding DLW-39 family protein has protein sequence MKKLLLVALAAIGGLLVYRQIQADRAEQDLWTEATDSVPSGSGV, from the coding sequence GTGAAGAAGCTGCTCCTGGTCGCACTGGCCGCCATCGGCGGGCTCCTCGTGTACCGCCAGATCCAGGCGGACCGCGCCGAGCAGGACCTGTGGACGGAGGCAACCGACTCCGTGCCTTCTGGTTCCGGTGTGTGA